A single Caretta caretta isolate rCarCar2 chromosome 2, rCarCar1.hap1, whole genome shotgun sequence DNA region contains:
- the LOC142068311 gene encoding uncharacterized protein LOC142068311: MPPRAKRSPVWSSGKVLDLISVCGEEAVQSQQRSSHRNYDTFRQISRDMMERGHDRDALQCRVKVKELWNAYRKACEANHHSGAAPMTCCFYKELDAILGGDPTSTLIDTTMDTSEPSSSRQEEEEESGSEGAEVEEDTLASLDACSQELFSSREGSQSQRLVLGEGQTPEDMPDATLRSQPSVLSPAERLQRIRKRPHESKKDMLHEVMQQSLNENQKGQERWESERRIRQQNAECRHQSAECRQQNTETLISIMEHHADSIQALIARQAAHYRARPSLQPLSQNSFPCAPMSPPTHFPQIQVLITTSCLQHL; the protein is encoded by the exons atgcctccacgcgccaagcgatccccagtatggagcagtggcaaggtgctggacctcatcagtgtttgtggggaggaagctgtccagtcccagcagcgctccagccataggaattatgataccttcaggcagatatcaagggacatgatggaaaggggccatgaccgggacgcactgcagtgcagggttaaagtgaaggagctgtggaatgcctatcGCAAAGCCTGTGAGGCAAACCaccactccggtgctgcccccatgacctgctgtttctacaaagagctggacgcaatactggggggcgaccccacctccactctgattgataccaccatggacacttcagagccgaGTTCatcaaggcaggaggaggaggaggaaagcgggagcgagggtgctgaggtggaggaagacaccctggcatccctagatgcatgcagccaggagctgttctcaagccgggaaggtagccagtcgcagcggctggtgcttggggaaggacaaacaccagaggacaTGCCCG atgcaaccttgagatctcagccgtccgtgttatcaccagccgaaagactccaaagaattaggaagaggccaCATGAAAGCAAAaaagacatgctgcatgaagtcatgcagcagtcccttaacgAAAATCAAAAAGGGCAGGAGCggtgggagagtgaaaggaggatccgccagcagaatgcggagTGCCGGCACCAAAGTGCGGAGTGCCGGCAACAAAACACAGAGacgctgataagcatcatggaacACCATgcggactcgatccaggcgctCATAGCCAGGCAGGCGGCGCACTACCGTGcccgcccctccctgcagcccttgt